The Pseudoalteromonas rubra region TGTTTTGGGCACGCCGGTGCCAGCCACGTTGATTTTGTTAAATGGCGAGACCTTCTGCCCTCAAACGTAGAGATCATTGCCATAGCATTACCAGGACGGTGTGAGCGGGTGAAGGAAACACCAGTAAACGACATTCAGGTATTGGTACGTGAGATTGCCGCGGCAGTTGCAGAGTTGCCGGCGGTGCCAACCAGTTTTTATGGTCATAGCTTTGGTGCCGTGCTCGCTTATGAAACTGCGGCATTTTGCACTAAGCACGCACTTTTACCTGAACTGCAACGGGTGATTTTGTCAGCCAGCGCTTTAAAAAAACGCCGTATTCTGCAAGGCGTCAATATTGCGGATATGGATGCCGTATTGTCGGTGTTTATCGAGCGTCAGTACATCAGTGAGCAGTACGCACAAAATAAAAAGCTTATGTCTTTGGTACTTCCGTACTTGCTGGCAGATATTTGCTGCAAAGAAGAGTGGGAAATTGATAACACCATCAAGCTGGCAGTGCCGATCCATACGGTGGCTTGGGACGAGGATGCCCTGGTTGACCCACCGCAAGTACACAGTTGGGTTGTACGCAGTGAAGTGCCCCAGTTGTGTCGTCAGGTGACGTTACCAGGCGCACACCTGGCATATTTAAATTCACCAGCTGAGTTTATCGAAACAATTAATGAGTTCATCGTTGAATAGTTGAGGAACCAAGCGGATAAGGAGCGCGTCGTGCAAGATTTATGGAAAAGTGTCCGGGTCAGGGCATTTCAGGAGTCCGATATAGACCAGCATATTGCGTACTGGCACAACCCCGAGAACACCTTTCTGGAAGATTTGGGGGTTGACCGGCAGCGGTTGATACCTGCGCACAAAATGCGTGAACAATTGCAATATGTGCTCAACAAGATGCCCCAGGCATGTAGTTTGTTGACTATTGAGTATCAGGGACAAGCCATCGGCGTACATGAATTAACGGATGTAGTTGAACAGGAGAGTGGGGTAATGCATGCCAGTATCTGGACTTCGGAATTTCGTGGTCTGGGCATCGGCAAAGTATCTTACGTAAAGGCTATGCAGTGGTACTTCGAGCACTTGCCATTGCAGCGGATCCTCTTTAAAACGCCGAAAAATAACCGGGCAGCGAACAAACTAAAGCAAACGCTCAAGATTAAGCAGGTTGGTGAATGTACTTATGAACTCCCCATATTCGGCCGACCGATTGAAGCCCATTTATATGAGATGACGCGCAGCGCGTTTGAGCACCAGGTTGCGCTTGCCGCGCCCAGGGAATGAGGAGAAAACCATGGACAAACAGGTAGAACAGGCGCTGGCAAGGTTCAGTGCGTTTCGAAGCGCAAAGACGCTGGGCAATTTTTCAGTAGAGCAAATTGATGAATGGGGATTTACTCTGGTGCCGAAAGGAAGTGAATCGGAAGACGGCAGTTTCCACAGCGACCTGACCCTTATCGCACTGAACCACGGCAATGAAGTGGGCGGACTGGCAGTACTAAATGCCTTATGCCAGGAGATTGACAATGGTCAGTTAACCCCGGATTTACGGATCACATTTTTATTGGGTAACGTTGCCGCGGCTAAAGCAGGTAAACGTTATCTGGAACAGGATATTAATCGCACTTTTAACACTCAGGCGCACGACAGCCTTGAGTCACAAAGAGCAAAACAACTGGAGCCCATTGTCAGAAACTCCCGGTTTATCCTGGATTTTCACCAGACAATAGAGCCGACCAATACGCCGTTTTTTGTGTATCAATATAATCGACTCGCTGCACTGTTTGCGCATGCAGTAGACAACGCGCTACCGGTGATCACCCACAAACAGTCAACAGCAAGTACGCTCGGGGGCATGCGGTGTGATGAATTTGGTACCCATTGCGGATGTGTGTCGATTGCGCTGGAACTGAGCCAGAAAGGATTCGACCAACAAGGCATTGAGCTTGGGGTATTGGCTGCTAAGCGCGCAGTGGCTGCTGTTGAAAATTGGACAGAAGTTAAATCACAGGCCCCGAAACAAGTAAACCCAATGTGGACCTGGTCACATATTGAGACATATCCGCAAGAATATGTGCAGTTACATACCGGGCTGCAGAACTTTACTGAAGTTGAAGCCGGGCAATTACTGGGTCACACGCAATTAGGGATTGCGGTACAGGCTGCTCAGTCGGGCGCTTTACTGTTCCCCAAACACATTAAAGTGGGTGAGCCAAAACCGGGCGAGCTGTATCGCATCTTAAAACAAGTCAATTACTTTGCTACGTCAGGCCCGGGCAGGGCGGTGGCGTAATAAACAGAATTTTAATTACTCATAAATTTATTAAGGAAAAGTCATGAAACATAATTACGTAAGCTCAATAAAAAAATGGACCGTCGCACTGGCCACAGGTTTGCTGCTCACCAGTGGGGCCGCGATGGCAAAGAAAGGGGTGACAACGCCAGACGGGTTTGAATCCGTACTCGTGCTGATGGGAACAGGCACCATTGATAAGCATAACCCAGAGCCTCATCCGGGGGTTATTAACTGTGATGGCCTGATCTGTGATGGTGAGTTTTTCCAGAAGGAGATCATGGGCCGTACGGATGCTGAAATTGCTGAAGTCGCGCAGCTGGCAAAAACGTTTTACCTTGAACGGTTTGGACTGGTTGCAGATGACCTGGTTGCAAATAATCGCGCCACGTTCAACAGCTTTACTTTGAATCCGGATTTTGAGTATCGACTGCAAATTGCCACCGGCATGAAAGCAAAAGGCGAAGGCTGGATCATCCGCGATGGCGGTTTTAACCTTACGATCACCGACCCTCAGGGAGTACCCATGGCCGGTGAAATGACGGGCCGTTTAGCCAAACCTGGCGATCAGTTCCTGTTCGGCAGCTACAATATTCTGGTAACGAACAAAAAGGGAAAACCGAAAAAAGAACTGGTTATTGACTATCGCTCACGCGTTCCTGCGGTTTCAGATGAAGACGGCTTCAGGTTGCAAAGCTTCCTGTCGAGTGAAGAGTTTGGTGAAGGTTTGGTACTGGGCACCATCTTAACCAGAGACGGCGCGGATGAAACAATCAAAGTGAATGGCCGTACTGTGATTTCTTTCCCGGCCGAAACACAACTTGATTCATTCCCGGCTTTCCCGGCCTTTGACGATAAGCCTAAAAGCAAATAACACAAACCTGAA contains the following coding sequences:
- a CDS encoding succinylglutamate desuccinylase/aspartoacylase domain-containing protein; this encodes MDKQVEQALARFSAFRSAKTLGNFSVEQIDEWGFTLVPKGSESEDGSFHSDLTLIALNHGNEVGGLAVLNALCQEIDNGQLTPDLRITFLLGNVAAAKAGKRYLEQDINRTFNTQAHDSLESQRAKQLEPIVRNSRFILDFHQTIEPTNTPFFVYQYNRLAALFAHAVDNALPVITHKQSTASTLGGMRCDEFGTHCGCVSIALELSQKGFDQQGIELGVLAAKRAVAAVENWTEVKSQAPKQVNPMWTWSHIETYPQEYVQLHTGLQNFTEVEAGQLLGHTQLGIAVQAAQSGALLFPKHIKVGEPKPGELYRILKQVNYFATSGPGRAVA
- a CDS encoding thioesterase II family protein; translation: MWLKHISSEGTPSARVICFGHAGASHVDFVKWRDLLPSNVEIIAIALPGRCERVKETPVNDIQVLVREIAAAVAELPAVPTSFYGHSFGAVLAYETAAFCTKHALLPELQRVILSASALKKRRILQGVNIADMDAVLSVFIERQYISEQYAQNKKLMSLVLPYLLADICCKEEWEIDNTIKLAVPIHTVAWDEDALVDPPQVHSWVVRSEVPQLCRQVTLPGAHLAYLNSPAEFIETINEFIVE
- a CDS encoding GNAT family N-acetyltransferase, coding for MQDLWKSVRVRAFQESDIDQHIAYWHNPENTFLEDLGVDRQRLIPAHKMREQLQYVLNKMPQACSLLTIEYQGQAIGVHELTDVVEQESGVMHASIWTSEFRGLGIGKVSYVKAMQWYFEHLPLQRILFKTPKNNRAANKLKQTLKIKQVGECTYELPIFGRPIEAHLYEMTRSAFEHQVALAAPRE